Proteins from a genomic interval of Arvicola amphibius chromosome 14, mArvAmp1.2, whole genome shotgun sequence:
- the Gabpb2 gene encoding GA-binding protein subunit beta-2 isoform X1, which yields MSLVDLGKRLLEAARKGQDDEVRTLMANGAPFTTDWLGTSPLHLAAQYGHYSTAEVLLRAGVSRDARTKVDRTPLHMAAADGHAHIVELLVRSGADVNAKDMLKMTALHWATEHHHRDVVELLIKYGADVHAFSKFDKSAFDIALEKNNTEILVILQEAMQNQVSINPEKANPVTNPVTVAAPFIFTSGEVVNLAGFVSSANTKAPAANLEEIEEGNSLDSSIQQVVGSGGQRVITIVTDGGPLGNIQTSLPTGGIGQPFIVTMQDGQQVLTVPAGQVAEETIIEEEEEEEEKLPLAKRPRMAEITNSIEESKEGSERELLQQQLQEANRRAQEYRHQLLKKEQEAEQYRLKLEAMARQQPNGVEFTVVEEVAEVDAVVVTEGEIEERAAEVMKSGRTTEPHTSVSIETVSS from the exons CTTGGAACATCACCTCTTCACCTTGCAGCCCAGTATGgccattattccacagcagaagtGCTCCTTCGAGCAGGCGTTAGCAGGGATGCCCGGACCAAGGTGGACAGGACCCCCCTGCATATGGCTGCAGCTGATGGGCACGCACACATCGTGGAGCTGCTGGTTAGG AGCGGTGCGGACGTGAATGCCAAGGACATGCTGAAGATGACCGCACTACACTGGGCCACAGAGCACCACCATCGAGATGTTGTCGAGTTACTTATCAAATACGGAGCTGATGTCCATGCTTTTAGCAAATTTGACAAGTCTGCCTTTGACATAGCACTGGAGAAAAACAATACTGAGATTCTGGTCATCCTTCAG GAAGCAATGCAGAATCAGGTGAGCATCAACCCCGAGAAAGCCAACCCAGTGACCAACCCTGTGACTGTGGCTGCTCCATTCATCTTCACCTCTGGAGAGGTCGTTAACCTCGCTGGCTTTGTTTCTTCAGCCAACACCAAAGCACCCGCAG CTAATTTAGAGGAAATCGAAGAAGGAAATTCACTTGACTCATCAATCCAGCAAGTGGTGGGGAGTGGCGGCCAGAGGGTCATCACCATAGTGACTGATGGAGGCCCTCTGGGTAATATCCAAACCTCACTCCCTACTGGAGGCATTGGCCAGCCCTTTATTGTAACTATGCAAGATGGACAGCAAG TTCTAACTGTGCCTGCTGGTCAGGTTGCAGAGGAGACAATaattgaagaggaagaagaggaagaagagaagttgCCATTGGCAAAGAGACCAAGGATGGCAGAGATAACAAACAGTATTGAGGAAAGCAAG GAAGGCAGCGAAAGAGAGCTACTGCAGCAGCAGCTCCAGGAGGCCAATCGAAGAGCCCAGGAGTACAGACACCAGCTTCTCAAGAAAGAGCAGGAGGCAGAACAGTACCGTCTCAAGCTGGAGGCCATGGCGCGACAGCAGCCCAACGGTGTTGAGTTCACCGTGGTTGAGGAGGTAGCTGAAGTGGATGCTGTAGTAGTgacagaaggggaaatagaagaaagagcAGCAGAAGTGATGAAGTCAGGAAGAACCACAGAGCCTCACACTAGTGTTTCCATAGAAACCGTTTCATCTTAA
- the Gabpb2 gene encoding GA-binding protein subunit beta-2 isoform X2, with protein sequence MSLVDLGKRLLEAARKGQDDEVRTLMANGAPFTTDWLGTSPLHLAAQYGHYSTAEVLLRAGVSRDARTKVDRTPLHMAAADGHAHIVELLSGADVNAKDMLKMTALHWATEHHHRDVVELLIKYGADVHAFSKFDKSAFDIALEKNNTEILVILQEAMQNQVSINPEKANPVTNPVTVAAPFIFTSGEVVNLAGFVSSANTKAPAANLEEIEEGNSLDSSIQQVVGSGGQRVITIVTDGGPLGNIQTSLPTGGIGQPFIVTMQDGQQVLTVPAGQVAEETIIEEEEEEEEKLPLAKRPRMAEITNSIEESKEGSERELLQQQLQEANRRAQEYRHQLLKKEQEAEQYRLKLEAMARQQPNGVEFTVVEEVAEVDAVVVTEGEIEERAAEVMKSGRTTEPHTSVSIETVSS encoded by the exons CTTGGAACATCACCTCTTCACCTTGCAGCCCAGTATGgccattattccacagcagaagtGCTCCTTCGAGCAGGCGTTAGCAGGGATGCCCGGACCAAGGTGGACAGGACCCCCCTGCATATGGCTGCAGCTGATGGGCACGCACACATCGTGGAGCTGCTG AGCGGTGCGGACGTGAATGCCAAGGACATGCTGAAGATGACCGCACTACACTGGGCCACAGAGCACCACCATCGAGATGTTGTCGAGTTACTTATCAAATACGGAGCTGATGTCCATGCTTTTAGCAAATTTGACAAGTCTGCCTTTGACATAGCACTGGAGAAAAACAATACTGAGATTCTGGTCATCCTTCAG GAAGCAATGCAGAATCAGGTGAGCATCAACCCCGAGAAAGCCAACCCAGTGACCAACCCTGTGACTGTGGCTGCTCCATTCATCTTCACCTCTGGAGAGGTCGTTAACCTCGCTGGCTTTGTTTCTTCAGCCAACACCAAAGCACCCGCAG CTAATTTAGAGGAAATCGAAGAAGGAAATTCACTTGACTCATCAATCCAGCAAGTGGTGGGGAGTGGCGGCCAGAGGGTCATCACCATAGTGACTGATGGAGGCCCTCTGGGTAATATCCAAACCTCACTCCCTACTGGAGGCATTGGCCAGCCCTTTATTGTAACTATGCAAGATGGACAGCAAG TTCTAACTGTGCCTGCTGGTCAGGTTGCAGAGGAGACAATaattgaagaggaagaagaggaagaagagaagttgCCATTGGCAAAGAGACCAAGGATGGCAGAGATAACAAACAGTATTGAGGAAAGCAAG GAAGGCAGCGAAAGAGAGCTACTGCAGCAGCAGCTCCAGGAGGCCAATCGAAGAGCCCAGGAGTACAGACACCAGCTTCTCAAGAAAGAGCAGGAGGCAGAACAGTACCGTCTCAAGCTGGAGGCCATGGCGCGACAGCAGCCCAACGGTGTTGAGTTCACCGTGGTTGAGGAGGTAGCTGAAGTGGATGCTGTAGTAGTgacagaaggggaaatagaagaaagagcAGCAGAAGTGATGAAGTCAGGAAGAACCACAGAGCCTCACACTAGTGTTTCCATAGAAACCGTTTCATCTTAA